A window of Proteus columbae contains these coding sequences:
- the sctJ gene encoding type III secretion system inner membrane ring lipoprotein SctJ: MKMRYLFLALLCCLFPLLSGCKDQSLLTNLDQRQATEIQAVLQKHQITSTRKALGKGLFDVSVKKEDMGIAIQILEEYQLPTLSRIEVAQLFPSDALVSSPQAEKARLISAIEQRLEQSLLTIDHIIDARVHVSYPISPAERVIPTPHASALVFYEEGMLDNDQLSEDVRAFIHNAFNDMNENNITVLLYPRNINKFNIINNQLYQNSSDSFLTSWLFLSLLLVVIAVLITVSLIIFRRKKAQKEENNDKSNF, encoded by the coding sequence ATGAAAATGCGATATTTGTTTTTGGCATTATTATGTTGCCTGTTTCCATTATTAAGTGGTTGTAAAGATCAATCTCTACTCACTAATTTGGATCAAAGACAGGCAACAGAAATTCAAGCTGTTTTACAAAAGCACCAAATAACCAGTACTCGTAAAGCATTAGGAAAAGGGTTATTTGATGTTTCGGTCAAAAAAGAAGATATGGGAATTGCGATTCAAATTTTAGAAGAATATCAATTACCCACACTATCTCGAATTGAAGTGGCTCAGTTATTTCCATCAGATGCATTGGTATCATCACCGCAAGCCGAAAAAGCACGTTTAATTTCTGCTATTGAGCAACGATTAGAACAATCATTACTCACAATTGACCATATTATTGATGCTAGGGTACATGTAAGTTACCCAATATCCCCGGCTGAACGCGTTATTCCAACACCTCATGCTTCAGCTTTAGTTTTTTATGAAGAGGGTATGCTAGATAATGATCAATTAAGCGAAGATGTTCGTGCTTTTATTCATAATGCCTTTAACGATATGAATGAGAATAATATTACCGTTTTGTTGTATCCACGAAATATTAATAAGTTCAACATAATAAATAATCAGCTTTATCAAAATAGCTCTGACTCATTTCTTACTTCTTGGCTATTTCTAAGTTTATTATTGGTCGTTATCGCCGTTCTTATTACGGTTTCATTGATAATATTCCGACGTAAAAAAGCACAGAAGGAAGAAAATAATGACAAATCTAACTTCTGA
- a CDS encoding helix-turn-helix domain-containing protein, giving the protein MLINDIKISGDKNILLGNSLFFCIPLKNDYPIKIYDEKKIKIIKGKAFIYNAKSDDVIFQSENQSWRIEKRSFFICARLLAFIDYARDFSKMTAIGSEFDINQQIFYIEDTNKSLEYVLINEAIKAESQLEPLFVTIRHSESYWLILHLISYLDEKKSNIAQIGERYGVSGTHFRRLCKRYLGNCGKSQLRSWRAASSILTTLSTDESLTQIAVDNGFSSASHFSNEIKTLFGITPTEFRRIGQHLYENKK; this is encoded by the coding sequence ATGTTGATAAATGATATAAAAATAAGCGGCGATAAAAATATATTGTTAGGTAATTCATTGTTCTTTTGCATTCCTTTAAAGAATGATTATCCGATAAAAATATATGATGAAAAAAAGATCAAAATTATAAAAGGAAAGGCTTTTATTTATAATGCCAAAAGTGATGACGTTATTTTCCAATCAGAAAACCAGTCTTGGAGAATTGAAAAAAGATCATTTTTTATTTGTGCAAGATTATTGGCATTTATTGATTATGCTCGTGATTTTTCAAAAATGACAGCGATAGGATCTGAATTTGATATTAATCAGCAGATTTTTTATATAGAAGATACTAATAAATCTCTAGAATACGTATTAATAAATGAAGCAATAAAAGCAGAAAGCCAATTAGAACCTCTATTTGTCACAATAAGACACAGTGAAAGTTATTGGCTTATTTTGCATCTCATTAGTTATTTAGATGAGAAGAAAAGTAATATTGCACAAATTGGAGAACGATATGGAGTATCAGGTACGCATTTTAGACGACTGTGTAAACGTTATTTAGGTAACTGTGGAAAAAGCCAATTGCGTTCATGGCGTGCAGCGTCTTCAATTTTAACCACGCTATCAACCGATGAATCATTGACACAAATCGCAGTCGATAATGGATTTAGTTCCGCGTCTCATTTCTCTAATGAAATTAAGACGTTATTTGGTATTACACCAACAGAATTTCGTCGAATTGGTCAACATCTTTATGAAAATAAAAAATAA
- a CDS encoding EscF/YscF/HrpA family type III secretion system needle major subunit, producing MPAYPVADDVSSINQVDSYFQNPVKSQSEALKIALDALKTDTSNAAALADYQARLAEYNITRNAESTSIKVVKDLAMSIIGNMR from the coding sequence ATGCCAGCTTATCCTGTTGCCGACGATGTCAGCTCTATTAATCAAGTTGATAGTTATTTTCAAAACCCTGTAAAAAGCCAGAGTGAGGCATTAAAAATTGCATTAGATGCATTAAAAACAGATACATCAAACGCGGCGGCCTTAGCCGATTATCAAGCAAGACTTGCTGAATATAATATTACGCGTAATGCAGAATCAACGTCGATTAAAGTTGTGAAAGATTTGGCAATGAGCATTATCGGGAATATGCGTTAG
- the sctI gene encoding type III secretion system inner rod subunit SctI, with protein MAITPVVPVHLATLSNDKSTSDDNLSSIMVNSITSGFQYEKQIQEKLTTLSQLSDVQSYTQLQTTLNDYTITMNLASTLARKSLNIVETLLKAQ; from the coding sequence ATGGCGATTACCCCAGTTGTTCCTGTTCATTTGGCTACATTATCAAACGATAAAAGCACAAGTGATGATAATTTATCCTCAATAATGGTAAACAGCATCACAAGTGGTTTTCAATATGAAAAACAGATCCAAGAAAAGCTAACAACATTAAGCCAATTAAGTGATGTTCAAAGTTACACACAGCTACAAACAACACTTAACGATTATACAATTACAATGAATTTAGCGAGCACATTAGCCAGAAAATCACTGAATATTGTTGAAACATTACTCAAGGCACAATAG